A single window of Streptomyces griseoviridis DNA harbors:
- a CDS encoding metallopeptidase TldD-related protein, whose amino-acid sequence MSARSVKPHEIVERALELSTADGCVVIADEHSSANLRWAGNALTTNGVTRGRRLTVVATVDGGQGAASGVVSRSAVTADELEPLVRAAEAAARGAGPAEDAQPLVSGVPHSPEFTDGPAETTSAVFADFAPALGEAFARARAGGRELYGFANHELVSSYLGTSTGLRLRHDQPNGTLELNAKSPDRARSAWAGRATRDFKDVDPAALDAELAVRLGWAERRTELPAGRYETLLPPTAVADLLIYQYWSASGRDAVEGRTVFSQPGGGTRLGDRIAELPLTLRSDPDEPGLESAPFVLAHSSGGDESVFDNGLPITATDWIREGELSRLTTTRHSAGLTGLPVAPSVDNLILDGGDDRSLEEMVAATERGLLLTCLWYIREVDPATLLLTGLTRDGVYLVENGEVTAEVNNFRFNESPVGLLKRATEAGRTEKTLPREWGDWFTRAAMPALRVPDFNMSSVSQGV is encoded by the coding sequence ATGAGCGCCCGTAGCGTCAAGCCGCACGAGATCGTCGAGCGGGCGCTGGAGTTGTCCACCGCCGACGGCTGTGTCGTCATCGCCGACGAGCACTCGTCCGCCAATCTGCGCTGGGCGGGCAACGCGCTCACCACGAACGGGGTCACGCGTGGGCGCAGGCTCACCGTCGTCGCCACCGTGGACGGCGGCCAGGGGGCCGCCTCCGGTGTGGTCTCCCGGTCGGCCGTGACCGCCGACGAGCTGGAGCCGCTGGTGCGGGCCGCCGAGGCCGCCGCGCGCGGTGCGGGGCCCGCCGAGGACGCGCAGCCGCTGGTGTCGGGGGTGCCGCACTCGCCGGAGTTCACGGACGGGCCCGCCGAGACGACGTCCGCGGTGTTCGCCGACTTCGCGCCCGCCCTCGGGGAGGCGTTCGCCCGCGCGCGGGCCGGCGGCCGTGAGCTGTACGGGTTCGCCAACCACGAGCTGGTCAGCAGCTACCTCGGCACCTCGACGGGGCTGCGGCTGCGGCACGACCAGCCCAACGGCACGCTGGAGCTGAACGCGAAGTCGCCCGACCGCGCCCGCTCGGCGTGGGCGGGACGTGCCACGCGGGACTTCAAGGACGTCGACCCGGCGGCACTCGACGCCGAACTCGCCGTCCGTCTCGGCTGGGCCGAGCGGCGCACCGAGCTGCCCGCCGGGCGGTACGAGACGCTGCTGCCGCCGACCGCCGTCGCGGACCTGCTGATCTACCAGTACTGGTCGGCGTCGGGCCGGGACGCGGTCGAGGGCCGGACGGTGTTCTCGCAGCCGGGTGGCGGCACCCGGCTCGGCGACCGGATCGCGGAGCTGCCGCTGACGCTGCGCAGCGACCCGGACGAGCCCGGTCTCGAGTCGGCCCCCTTCGTGCTCGCGCACTCCTCGGGCGGCGACGAGTCGGTGTTCGACAACGGGCTGCCGATCACGGCCACCGACTGGATCAGGGAGGGCGAGCTGTCCCGGCTGACGACCACCCGGCACAGCGCGGGGCTGACCGGCCTGCCGGTGGCGCCGTCCGTCGACAACCTGATCCTGGACGGCGGCGACGACCGCTCCCTGGAGGAGATGGTCGCGGCCACCGAGCGGGGCCTGCTGCTGACCTGCCTCTGGTACATCCGCGAGGTGGACCCGGCGACCCTGCTGCTGACCGGTCTGACCCGGGACGGCGTGTACCTGGTCGAGAACGGCGAGGTGACCGCGGAGGTCAACAACTTCCGGTTCAACGAGTCGCCCGTGGGGCTGCTGAAGCGGGCCACCGAGGCCGGGCGCACGGAGAAGACGCTGCCCAGGGAGTGGGGCGACTGGTTCACCAGGGCCGCGATGCCCGCGCTGCGGGTGCCCGATTTCAATATGAGCTCTGTCAGTCAGGGCGTATAA
- the tyrS gene encoding tyrosine--tRNA ligase: protein MTDIVDELKWRGLWAQSTDEDALRKALADGPVTFYCGFDPTAASLHVGHLVQVLTMRRFQQAGLRPLALVGGATGQIGDPRPTAERTLNDPETVANWVTRLRSQIEPFLSFEGENAAVMVNNLDWTAGLSAIEFLRDIGKHFRVNKMLTKDSVARRLESQEGISYTEFSYQLLQGMDFLELYRRYGCTLQQGGSDQWGNLTAGLDLIHRLEPGASVHCVATPLMVKADGTKFGKTEGGAVWLDPEMTTPYAFYQFWLNVDDQDISGYLRILSFRSRAELEELERQTEERPQARAAQRALAEELTTLVHGADQTAAVIAASKALFGQGELADLDERTLAASLSEVPHIQVTELAPVVDLFAEVGLVASKSAARRTVKEGGAYVNNVKVAGEDAVPTAADLIHGRWLVLRRGKRNLAAVEVTGA from the coding sequence GTGACGGACATCGTCGACGAGCTGAAGTGGCGTGGGCTGTGGGCCCAGTCCACTGACGAGGACGCACTGCGCAAGGCGCTCGCGGACGGTCCGGTCACCTTCTATTGCGGTTTCGACCCGACCGCGGCCTCCCTGCACGTCGGTCATCTGGTGCAGGTGCTGACCATGCGGCGCTTCCAGCAGGCGGGGCTGCGCCCGCTGGCGCTGGTGGGCGGGGCCACCGGACAGATCGGTGACCCCCGTCCGACGGCGGAGCGCACCCTGAACGACCCGGAGACGGTCGCGAACTGGGTGACCAGGCTGCGGTCGCAGATCGAGCCGTTCCTGTCCTTCGAGGGCGAGAACGCGGCGGTCATGGTCAACAACCTGGACTGGACGGCCGGGCTGTCGGCGATCGAGTTCCTGCGGGACATCGGCAAGCACTTCCGCGTCAACAAGATGCTGACCAAGGACTCCGTGGCCCGTCGCCTGGAGTCGCAGGAGGGCATCAGCTACACGGAGTTCAGCTACCAGCTGCTCCAGGGCATGGACTTCCTTGAGCTGTACCGGCGCTACGGCTGCACCCTCCAGCAGGGCGGCTCGGACCAGTGGGGCAACCTCACGGCGGGGCTCGACCTGATCCACCGCCTGGAGCCGGGGGCGTCGGTGCACTGCGTCGCCACCCCGCTGATGGTCAAGGCGGACGGCACCAAGTTCGGCAAGACCGAGGGCGGCGCCGTCTGGCTCGACCCGGAGATGACGACGCCGTACGCGTTCTACCAGTTCTGGCTGAACGTCGACGACCAGGACATCTCCGGCTACCTGCGGATCCTGTCGTTCCGCTCCCGGGCCGAGCTGGAGGAGCTGGAGCGGCAGACCGAGGAGCGTCCGCAGGCGCGGGCGGCGCAGCGGGCGCTGGCCGAGGAGCTGACGACGCTGGTGCACGGCGCTGACCAGACGGCCGCGGTGATCGCCGCGTCGAAGGCCCTGTTCGGCCAGGGTGAGCTGGCGGACCTCGACGAGCGGACGCTCGCCGCGTCGCTCTCCGAGGTGCCGCACATCCAGGTCACCGAGCTGGCGCCGGTCGTCGACCTGTTCGCCGAGGTCGGTCTGGTGGCCAGCAAGTCGGCCGCGCGCCGGACGGTGAAGGAGGGCGGGGCCTACGTCAACAACGTGAAGGTCGCGGGCGAGGACGCGGTGCCCACCGCGGCCGACCTGATCCACGGCCGGTGGCTGGTGCTGCGGCGCGGGAAGCGCAATCTCGCCGCCGTCGAGGTGACCGGCGCGTAG
- a CDS encoding GlsB/YeaQ/YmgE family stress response membrane protein — MGWLWAIIVGFVLGLIAKAIIPGKQHSPLWLTTIFGMLGAIVGNAVARAAGVASTSGIDWTRHAFQLIAAIIIVAVGDMLYMATLGKHKQQRGRV; from the coding sequence ATGGGCTGGTTGTGGGCGATCATCGTGGGATTCGTGCTGGGCCTGATCGCGAAGGCGATCATCCCGGGCAAGCAGCACAGCCCCCTGTGGCTGACGACGATCTTCGGCATGCTGGGCGCGATCGTCGGAAACGCCGTCGCGCGAGCCGCCGGAGTGGCCTCCACCTCGGGCATCGACTGGACCCGGCACGCCTTCCAGCTGATCGCCGCGATCATCATCGTCGCGGTGGGCGACATGCTGTACATGGCGACGCTCGGCAAGCACAAGCAGCAGCGCGGACGCGTCTGA
- a CDS encoding DUF3099 domain-containing protein: MLKRHGDSQVFRITGARTGLDEDVRGRQRRYVISMLIRTLSVILAATLWNVERHVAVVALVLGVLLPYVAVVIANAGRENAPGLPTTFVTAPVRPMLAAPRPADGFTEGVPEDGAGGRAPGAHSGPRERA; encoded by the coding sequence ATGCTGAAGCGGCACGGCGACAGCCAGGTTTTCCGGATCACCGGGGCCCGTACCGGACTCGACGAGGACGTCCGCGGGCGGCAGCGCCGGTATGTCATCTCCATGCTGATCCGCACCCTGTCCGTGATCCTCGCGGCCACCCTGTGGAACGTCGAACGGCATGTCGCCGTGGTGGCGTTGGTGCTCGGGGTGCTCCTGCCGTATGTCGCGGTGGTGATCGCCAACGCCGGGCGGGAGAACGCGCCGGGGCTGCCCACCACGTTCGTGACCGCTCCGGTGCGGCCGATGCTGGCCGCGCCGCGGCCGGCCGACGGTTTCACGGAGGGCGTCCCGGAGGACGGGGCCGGGGGGCGTGCGCCGGGCGCGCACAGTGGTCCGCGCGAGCGGGCCTGA
- the moaA gene encoding GTP 3',8-cyclase MoaA, with protein sequence MLIDTYGRVATDLRVSLTDRCNLRCTYCMPEEGLSWLAKPDLLTDDEIVRLIDIAVTSLGIEEVRFTGGEPLLRPGLVGIVERVAALTPRPRMSLTTNGIGLKRTATALKAAGLDRVNVSLDTLRPAVFKALTRRDRLRDVLEGLAAAHDAGLTPVKVNSVLMPGLNDDEAPDLLAWALEHGYELRFIEQMPLDAQHGWKRDGMVTADDILAALRTRFELTPEGSDARGSAPAERWRVDGGPQRVGVIASVTRPFCAACDRTRLTADGQIRTCLFAREETDLRAALRSGAPTEEIADIWRTAMWGKKAGSGLDDPTFLQPDRPMSAIGG encoded by the coding sequence GTGCTCATCGACACCTACGGCCGGGTCGCCACCGACCTTCGGGTCTCGCTGACCGACCGGTGCAATCTGCGGTGCACCTACTGCATGCCCGAAGAGGGCCTGAGCTGGCTGGCCAAGCCCGATCTGCTCACCGACGACGAGATCGTCCGCCTCATCGACATCGCCGTCACCTCCCTGGGCATCGAGGAGGTCCGCTTCACCGGCGGCGAACCCCTGCTGCGGCCCGGCCTGGTCGGCATCGTCGAGCGGGTCGCCGCGCTCACCCCGCGCCCCCGGATGTCCCTGACGACCAACGGCATCGGCCTCAAGCGCACCGCGACGGCCCTCAAGGCGGCCGGCCTCGACCGCGTCAACGTCTCCCTCGACACCCTGCGGCCCGCCGTCTTCAAGGCCCTCACCCGCCGCGACCGCCTGCGGGACGTCCTCGAAGGACTCGCCGCCGCCCATGACGCGGGACTCACCCCGGTCAAGGTGAACTCCGTCCTGATGCCCGGACTGAACGACGACGAAGCCCCCGACCTCCTCGCCTGGGCCCTGGAGCACGGCTACGAACTGCGCTTCATCGAACAGATGCCGCTCGACGCCCAGCACGGCTGGAAGCGCGACGGCATGGTCACCGCCGACGACATCCTGGCCGCCCTGCGCACCCGCTTCGAGCTGACCCCCGAGGGCTCCGACGCCCGCGGCTCCGCCCCCGCCGAACGCTGGCGGGTCGACGGCGGCCCCCAGCGCGTCGGCGTCATCGCCTCCGTGACCCGCCCGTTCTGCGCGGCCTGCGACCGCACCCGCCTCACCGCCGACGGCCAGATACGCACCTGCCTCTTCGCCCGCGAGGAGACCGACCTCCGTGCCGCCCTGCGCTCGGGCGCCCCCACCGAGGAGATAGCCGACATCTGGCGCACCGCCATGTGGGGAAAGAAGGCCGGTTCCGGACTGGACGACCCGACGTTCCTCCAACCCGACCGCCCGATGTCGGCGATCGGCGGCTGA
- a CDS encoding solute symporter family protein, with the protein MSPAITLAASGAASEHRTLIVTLFAVFVAATLVITVWAGRQTKDAADFYAGGRQFTGFQNGLAVSGDYMSAASFLGIAGAIALFGYDGFLYSIGFLVAWLVALLLVAEPLRNSGRYTMGDVLAYRMRQRPVRTAAGASTIVVSIFYLLAQMAGAGVLVSLLLGITSDGGKIGIVALVGLLMIVYVTIGGMKGTTWVQMVKAVLLIAGALLLTFLVLLKFHFNVSDLLGSAAANSGKGSAFLEPGLKYGATGTTKLDFISLGIALVLGTAGLPHILIRFYTVPTAKAARKSVIWAIGLIGAFYLMTLALGFGAAALIKPDEIIASNKAGNTAAPLLALHLGGTDSNWGAILLATISAVAFATILAVVAGLTLASSSSFAHDIYANVIKKGTASEKQEIGAARWATVGVGAVSIVLGALARDLNVAGLVALAFAVAASANLPTLLYSLFWKRFTTSGALWSIYGGLVTAVGLVLFSPVVSGKPTSMFPDVDFHWFPLENPGIISIPVGFLLGILGTYLSKEEPDAAKYAELEVRSLTGTGAH; encoded by the coding sequence ATGAGCCCCGCGATCACCCTCGCCGCGAGCGGCGCGGCCAGCGAGCACCGGACGCTGATCGTCACCCTCTTCGCGGTGTTCGTCGCCGCGACCCTCGTCATCACCGTCTGGGCCGGCCGGCAGACCAAGGACGCCGCCGACTTCTACGCCGGCGGACGCCAGTTCACCGGCTTCCAGAACGGCCTCGCCGTCTCGGGCGACTACATGTCCGCCGCGTCCTTCCTCGGCATCGCGGGCGCCATCGCCCTCTTCGGCTACGATGGCTTCCTGTACTCCATCGGCTTCCTGGTGGCCTGGCTGGTCGCGCTGCTCCTGGTCGCCGAACCCCTGCGCAACTCCGGCCGCTACACCATGGGTGACGTGCTCGCCTACCGGATGCGCCAGCGCCCGGTGCGCACCGCTGCGGGCGCCTCCACCATCGTCGTCTCGATCTTCTACCTGCTCGCGCAGATGGCGGGCGCCGGCGTGCTCGTCTCGCTGCTGCTCGGCATCACCAGCGACGGCGGCAAGATCGGCATCGTCGCCCTGGTCGGCCTCCTGATGATCGTGTACGTCACCATCGGCGGCATGAAGGGCACCACCTGGGTCCAGATGGTCAAGGCCGTCCTGCTGATCGCCGGCGCCCTGCTGCTGACCTTCCTGGTCCTGCTGAAGTTCCACTTCAACGTCTCCGACCTGCTCGGCTCGGCCGCCGCCAACAGCGGCAAGGGCTCGGCCTTCCTGGAGCCCGGCCTGAAGTACGGCGCCACCGGCACCACCAAACTGGACTTCATCTCGCTCGGCATCGCCCTGGTCCTGGGCACCGCCGGCCTGCCGCACATCCTGATCCGCTTTTACACGGTCCCCACGGCCAAGGCCGCCCGCAAGTCCGTGATCTGGGCGATCGGCCTGATCGGCGCCTTCTACCTGATGACGCTGGCCCTCGGCTTCGGCGCCGCCGCGCTGATCAAGCCCGACGAGATCATCGCCTCCAACAAGGCGGGCAACACCGCCGCGCCGCTGCTCGCCCTGCACCTCGGCGGCACCGACTCCAACTGGGGCGCGATCCTGCTCGCCACCATCTCCGCGGTCGCCTTCGCCACCATCCTGGCCGTCGTGGCGGGCCTGACCCTGGCGTCGTCCTCGTCGTTCGCGCACGACATCTACGCGAACGTCATCAAGAAGGGCACCGCGAGCGAGAAGCAGGAGATCGGCGCCGCCCGCTGGGCGACCGTCGGCGTCGGCGCCGTCTCCATCGTGCTCGGCGCCCTCGCCCGCGACCTGAACGTCGCGGGACTGGTCGCCCTCGCCTTCGCGGTCGCCGCCTCCGCCAACCTGCCGACGCTGCTCTACAGCCTCTTCTGGAAGCGGTTCACCACCTCGGGCGCCCTCTGGTCGATCTACGGCGGCCTGGTCACCGCCGTCGGCCTGGTGCTGTTCTCGCCGGTCGTCTCGGGCAAGCCCACCTCGATGTTCCCCGACGTCGACTTCCACTGGTTCCCGCTGGAGAACCCCGGCATCATCTCGATCCCGGTCGGCTTCCTGCTCGGCATCCTCGGCACCTACCTCTCCAAGGAGGAGCCCGACGCGGCCAAGTACGCGGAGCTGGAGGTCAGGTCCCTGACCGGCACGGGCGCCCACTGA
- a CDS encoding DUF485 domain-containing protein, which translates to MATETPPPSKTPNQLPPTEEFVAVQESAEFVELRGSYRGFAFPLTVAFIVWYLLYVLLSNYAGDFMGTKLFGNINVALALGLAQFLTTFLIAWWYARHAATTFDPKAEAIKSRMEDGA; encoded by the coding sequence GTGGCCACCGAGACACCGCCACCGTCGAAGACACCCAATCAACTCCCGCCGACCGAGGAGTTCGTCGCGGTGCAGGAGAGCGCGGAGTTCGTCGAACTGCGCGGCTCGTACCGAGGCTTCGCCTTCCCGCTGACGGTCGCCTTCATCGTCTGGTACCTGCTGTACGTCCTGCTGTCGAACTACGCGGGCGACTTCATGGGCACCAAGCTGTTCGGCAACATCAACGTCGCACTCGCCCTGGGACTCGCCCAGTTCCTCACCACGTTCCTCATCGCGTGGTGGTACGCGCGGCACGCCGCCACGACGTTCGACCCCAAGGCCGAAGCCATCAAGTCCCGCATGGAGGACGGCGCATGA
- a CDS encoding S8 family peptidase — protein sequence MAHLRSRRRLALAVPVVLSLTASLGFLPAAAQAAPNPEPAARTAGTETYAYLVNTRPDASTVTSVKKAINAAGGSVVVAYEKIGVIVAHSASPDFGRLIRAVRGVQSAGASRTSAVTAAATTDEGSVQVLSTAQAARLAGSSAKGQEPLEADQWDLRAIGADKAARIDPGSRKVTVAVIDTGVDDTHPDLAPNFSASQSANCASGKADTTYGAWRPVDADHYHGTHVAGEIAAARNGVGVAGVAPGVKVASITVAQPDENSLFFPESVVCAFVFAADHGVEVTNNSYYVDPWLYNCLDDPDQRAIVDSVNRAQLYAQRKGTLNVASAGNSNDDLDADALLDDSSPDDSTPVDRTIDPHRCFDVPTQLPGVVTVSATGVKGTKSYYSSYGAGVVDVAAPGGDKYQIPDTPSLNGRILSTLPNNQYGFLQGTSMAAPHVAGVAALLKSTHPRATPAQLQALLKAQADNPGCPADPYDGDGDGVVDAVCVGGKRVNGFYGSGVVNALRAVK from the coding sequence ATGGCTCATCTGCGTTCCAGACGCCGGCTCGCCCTCGCCGTGCCGGTCGTGCTCTCCCTGACCGCCTCGCTTGGCTTCCTGCCCGCGGCGGCGCAGGCCGCTCCGAATCCGGAGCCGGCCGCCAGGACGGCCGGCACGGAGACCTACGCGTACCTCGTCAACACCCGTCCCGACGCCTCGACGGTCACGTCCGTCAAGAAGGCGATCAACGCGGCCGGCGGTTCCGTCGTGGTGGCGTACGAGAAGATCGGCGTGATCGTCGCGCACTCCGCGAGCCCCGACTTCGGACGCCTGATACGCGCGGTGCGCGGGGTGCAGTCGGCGGGCGCCTCACGCACCTCGGCGGTGACGGCGGCGGCCACCACGGACGAGGGCTCCGTGCAGGTGCTGTCCACGGCCCAGGCGGCGCGGCTCGCGGGCTCCTCGGCCAAGGGCCAGGAGCCCCTGGAGGCCGACCAGTGGGACCTGCGGGCGATCGGCGCCGACAAGGCCGCCCGGATCGATCCGGGCAGCCGGAAGGTGACCGTCGCCGTGATCGACACCGGCGTCGACGACACCCACCCCGACCTCGCGCCCAACTTCTCCGCCTCCCAGTCGGCGAACTGCGCGAGCGGCAAGGCGGACACCACCTACGGTGCCTGGCGTCCGGTGGACGCGGACCACTACCACGGCACGCATGTGGCGGGCGAGATCGCGGCGGCCCGCAACGGCGTCGGCGTCGCCGGTGTCGCGCCGGGCGTGAAGGTCGCGAGCATCACCGTGGCCCAGCCGGACGAGAACTCGCTGTTCTTCCCGGAGAGCGTGGTCTGCGCGTTCGTGTTCGCCGCCGACCACGGGGTCGAGGTCACGAACAACAGCTACTACGTTGATCCATGGCTGTACAACTGCCTTGACGACCCCGATCAGCGCGCCATTGTTGATTCGGTCAATAGGGCCCAGCTGTACGCGCAACGCAAGGGCACGCTCAATGTGGCCTCCGCGGGCAACTCCAACGACGACCTCGACGCGGACGCCCTCCTCGACGACTCGAGCCCCGACGACTCGACCCCCGTGGACCGCACGATCGACCCGCACCGGTGCTTCGACGTGCCGACCCAGCTGCCGGGCGTGGTCACGGTCAGCGCCACCGGCGTCAAGGGCACCAAGTCGTACTACTCCAGCTACGGCGCGGGCGTGGTCGACGTGGCGGCGCCCGGCGGCGACAAGTACCAGATCCCGGACACCCCGTCGCTGAACGGCCGCATCCTGTCCACGCTGCCGAACAACCAGTACGGCTTCCTCCAGGGCACCTCGATGGCCGCACCGCACGTCGCGGGCGTCGCCGCGCTGCTGAAGTCGACGCACCCGCGTGCCACCCCGGCCCAGCTCCAGGCGCTCCTGAAGGCGCAGGCGGACAACCCGGGCTGCCCGGCCGACCCGTACGACGGGGACGGCGACGGTGTGGTGGACGCCGTCTGCGTGGGCGGCAAGCGGGTCAACGGCTTCTACGGATCCGGTGTCGTCAACGCGCTGCGCGCGGTGAAGTAG
- a CDS encoding S8 family peptidase → MTAPHPRLRRAIVFPLGTALATAFAFLPNVTASAAPAAAPVAYDGPALSYVVNVAPGKAPAASVKKAIERAGGTIVTSYTQIGVIVVHSSNPDFAKTVRTVRGVASAGNTRNAPLPAQSTTDVGTPKALTAEELKNVQAAAAGQDPLEPLQWDLPAIKADKAHEKSLGSSKVTVAVIDTGVDDTHPDLAPNFDRKASVNCVTGKPDTADGAWRPSAAESPHGTHVAGEIAAAKNGVGMTGVAPGVKVAGIKVSTTEGYFYTEAVVCGFVWAAEHGVDVTNNSYYTDPWYFNCKNDPDQKALVDAITRATRYAERKGTVNVAAAGNENYDLASDEITDPASPNDGTPSDRVVDPSKCYDIPTQLPGVVTVASTGAKGLKSSFSNHGLGVIDIAAPGGDSTAYQTPAPPATSGLILGTLPGGKWGYMAGTSMASPHVAAVAALIKSTHPHASPALVKGLLYAEADATACTNPYDINGDGKVDAVCKGPKNYNSFYGWGVADALDAVTK, encoded by the coding sequence ATGACAGCGCCTCACCCCCGTCTGCGCCGCGCGATCGTGTTCCCGCTCGGTACGGCCCTGGCGACGGCTTTCGCCTTCCTGCCGAACGTCACGGCCTCGGCCGCCCCGGCCGCGGCACCCGTCGCGTACGACGGTCCCGCCCTCAGCTACGTCGTCAACGTCGCTCCCGGAAAGGCGCCCGCGGCGTCGGTGAAGAAGGCGATCGAGCGGGCCGGCGGCACGATCGTGACGTCGTACACCCAGATCGGCGTGATCGTCGTCCACTCGTCGAACCCCGACTTCGCGAAGACCGTCCGGACGGTGCGCGGGGTCGCGTCCGCGGGCAACACCCGCAACGCGCCGCTGCCCGCCCAGTCGACGACCGACGTGGGCACCCCGAAGGCGCTCACCGCCGAGGAGCTGAAGAACGTCCAGGCCGCCGCCGCTGGGCAGGACCCGCTGGAGCCGCTGCAGTGGGACCTGCCCGCCATCAAGGCGGACAAGGCGCACGAGAAGTCGCTCGGCAGCTCGAAGGTGACCGTCGCCGTCATCGACACCGGCGTCGACGACACCCACCCCGACCTCGCGCCCAACTTCGACCGCAAGGCGTCGGTCAACTGCGTCACCGGCAAGCCCGACACGGCGGACGGCGCCTGGCGGCCGAGCGCCGCGGAGAGCCCGCACGGCACGCACGTGGCCGGTGAGATCGCCGCCGCCAAGAACGGCGTCGGCATGACCGGCGTCGCGCCCGGCGTGAAGGTGGCCGGCATCAAGGTCTCCACGACCGAGGGGTACTTCTACACGGAGGCCGTGGTCTGCGGCTTCGTGTGGGCGGCCGAGCACGGCGTCGACGTCACGAACAACAGCTATTACACCGACCCCTGGTACTTCAACTGCAAGAACGACCCGGACCAGAAGGCGCTCGTCGACGCCATCACCCGGGCCACCCGGTACGCGGAGCGCAAGGGCACCGTCAATGTCGCGGCGGCCGGCAACGAGAACTACGACCTCGCCTCCGACGAGATCACCGACCCGGCGTCGCCCAACGACGGCACGCCCTCGGACCGGGTCGTCGACCCGTCCAAGTGCTACGACATACCGACCCAGCTGCCGGGTGTGGTGACGGTCGCGTCGACCGGCGCCAAGGGCCTGAAGTCGTCCTTCTCCAACCACGGCCTCGGCGTCATCGACATCGCCGCGCCCGGTGGCGACTCGACCGCCTACCAGACTCCGGCCCCGCCGGCCACCAGCGGCCTGATCCTGGGCACGCTGCCCGGCGGCAAGTGGGGCTACATGGCCGGTACGTCGATGGCGTCGCCGCACGTCGCCGCGGTGGCCGCGTTGATCAAGTCGACCCACCCGCACGCCTCGCCCGCGCTGGTGAAGGGGCTGCTGTACGCGGAGGCCGACGCCACCGCGTGCACCAACCCGTACGACATCAACGGTGACGGCAAGGTCGACGCGGTCTGCAAGGGCCCGAAGAACTACAACAGCTTCTACGGCTGGGGCGTCGCGGACGCGCTGGACGCCGTGACGAAGTAG